The following DNA comes from Xiphophorus hellerii strain 12219 chromosome 5, Xiphophorus_hellerii-4.1, whole genome shotgun sequence.
CATTACAACTGTTCTTTCACCGTAAGACAATTGTTATTACGGTATCTGTTTCACGTCTAAACATAAAATAGAACATTAATTGCACCCGGCCATTTTTTATGTGGACCTACTGTGTCTTTTATAAAGTGAGTATAATGATTACTTCTCTGAAACACAAGAAAGTGCTGCAGGATCCTATCAATCTGGGAAGGTAGGGACGGTAAGGACAATTCTGTAGGTTAAAAAATGGAAGAAGGAAAAGAGACATTAAAGGGATATAAATGTATAATAATGATAGAAATGTACACATTTTGTGTGGGTTgcattttatgttacatttgtctgtttatccatccatcctgttcagttcaatttatttatttagcagcaATTTACAATTGTTATTTCAATGGACTTTACAAGGCAAACAGATATAGCTGGTGTAAAGAAATACACAATCAATTCAATCCAATCATATAGTACATTTTCATTAACCATATTCCAATTTCATCCTATTCAGAATACAGTACtatcaagttcagtttatcaCCCCAATTGGGACAAAATATTAtccatttaaagaaataaattcagttgcAAAAAGTCACAGATTTCGCAGCAGTGCCTATTCCTGCTGGGAGCGGACAGTTGATCGCATTAACCTTTGCAGCAATTACCTATACTGGAAATGGATTGATTGACATTGGTTATGAAAGGATTGTGGGCCCAGTGTCctttttcaaactgtttctgacagaaaataaactgaaaagagAAAGAGTTGAAGAGATTAAACAAAGATCCTGAGACCAGGAAGCAAACCCCAGATGGCAAAGATGGCACTAATATATACTTTCAGGAAGACATTCTTTTAATAGGAATAATAAACTCCTACGGGACCCAGCTCAATGTACCCAACTGTCTGCTCTGAGGTCCAACTATTCATTCATTCTATTTGGTGTAATTTGTAGATTCAAAAAATGTCTCAAGTAAATAGATACTGACTGTAtacatactttaaaaaatggttaAGAGGGATTTGAGAACTCATGAAACTGCAGTCtatataaatgacataaaaataagtTGCGCCTAAATTTTCAGAGTTGTAAAATTGTTCATACACagtaattataaaatattaagatATGACCATGatgaaatatgaataaaacCTTATGAGTAGGACCCACATAGCATTTCAAGAAAGACTTTTTTCTCctacaaaatgtatttctgactcatagaaataaaataatgcttACTGTCACTAGACTGACTTttggtttgtatttattttagagTTAAATCCaggaaaaaacaagagtttaattttgttttgcaggaaaATGCAAAAGCATTTCGCTCCAAGCCACGTGTTGATGTAGATCCGAAGCACCTTCTGTATGTTCAGCAGAGAGAGTTTGCAGCGACAACTCCAGCAGACAGTGAGTACACCTGCTGCTCACGATGACAAATCACAGTCATGCATTTAAGAACCTGAATTATCTTCTGAATTTTGAATTGACATCCATGTATTACTGAGAAAAGAAACTGTGTCACAAAGACTAGTTACATTTATGCTGAGATTAGATTACAAACAGCTGGGTTCTGTTTACTACTTATGTTAGTTCTGGTTACACagggttttatttaggggctCACGAGTATTAggggctgaataaaaatgcatggcATACTTTTCAGATCTGAAAAGagtctgcatttttttaattaatgattttGATAACTATTCATTATTTGCCAGCCACTCCATAATTATGAGTTACTTTGCTGGTCCGACATACaacatccaaataaaatacattaaagtttgtggtctTAAAGAGTCAAAACATTTAAGGGTTATGGGCAGCTGTTCATAATGGATTTGATGGATTTTTCACctacttttttctctctctctccatgtGGTGTAAGATCAGTGCTTTTGTCTGTGTGACTTTACAATTTGAACTCTAATCAGTTTCATTGGTTCTGGTCAAATATTTCACAGACTGCGTTTCGATCCTTGGATCAGATGATGCTACCACCTGCCACTTGGTCGTGCTGCGACACACCGGTACTGTACTTCTACCAGATTCCTACTGTGCGTTACATCTGCCTGTAAGCTAAAGGATTCTCAATTGTTTCATTACTTGGCAGGTAGTGgagctgtctgtctgtctcacCTCGATGGCTCCAGCACCAGGACTGAGGTCCAGCTCACTATGAAAGCCGTCACATCACTGAGTAACGGCTGTAATGAGGGCAGGCACGTCATACATGCACAAGTACGAGTTCAAAGTTCATAATTTCCCATTAAcatttgtttcactttgtgCTGCCATCTAGATTTGAGCTGCATCTAGTTGGAGGGTTTGATGACGATGACAAAAGATCTCATAAACTCAGCCTTAACATCCTGGGTAGGTTAATAAAGTTCTCTATAGTATGTTGTTCGTGGACATAATCTCAAAATCGCCAAATTGACATGTGCTGCTTTTACTTTATAGCAGCGTTCCAGAAACAGAAGGATCACATTCACCTGGAGACATGTTGCATCACAGGTTTTATATGTTTTCTATCTTTTGTAAATACTGTAGTTGGACATTCTGATTTCTCAGTCACAATTCTTTCTGTTGTAGAGATGAACAATGTAGTTGACAAGGGAATTCATAAACCGATAGTATATGGAATAGGTGAGTGGCAGATGTGTGGCAAAGAAACAAGTAATATGCATATATGTCATATGTTATTGGTAATAACTTTGAGTCTGTCTAGGTGTAAATGTTAAAACAGGGGAAGTGTTCCCTGCCTCATTCCCTCATAAAGGACCTGCAGAGATGCTACGGTCGGCACGGACCTTCACTGGAGGAGAGGTAAAAACTAAGTCCCACCTagtccagtcaaagcccagcTCTAAAGTTAAGTtgaaaatatactgtatatgtcaacacttaaaaatttaaatgttcaaaggCAGCTTCaatccagtctgactgaacttgagctgctctgcaaagaagaatgagcTAAAAGTCAATGTGTCTACATGTCTATGGCTGGTAGAGACATGTCCCaaaagatttgtatttgtatttgtagcACCATTGAAATATGCATTTACAGTGTCAGGTGGACTGAATACATAGGCACTCTACAATTTTCAGATGTTAGTTTgtaaaacaggcaaaaaaaagaaacaactcaaAAAACATTCCCTTCCATATTGCCTTTAAGCACTACTTTGAGTTGATCTgatgcataaaatcccaacagaaAGCAGTgaattttgtggttgtgacatgacaaaacaaaaccaaagatcTTGGGGCATAAATAGTTTAAAATGCctaatacttttattattatttctttcgGTTTACTGTTTAATGCCATCTTTAGCTGTAAATGCTATTGTCCTTATGATGTAAATTTGCACGCATAGTCTCATTTTTAAGGGACTGAAGCTAGACTACACAttgatttttaatcaaatatctCTTCTTTACAGATGACTGACATTTATGACTCAAGACATGGACTTATTAAAGTTGGACCATGCCAGTGGAGTCCTGATTTGGAAATTGCCTTCTGGTTGTCACAAAGTGATGCCACTATTTTAAAGGTAACATAATGCCTGGGAAGTACTGAACCTCTGAAGGTGACCAGAACAACACTGGGAGAATAAACAGTATAGCgagttatataaataaattttttttttttctgtgtttgtagtACCTGTCCACGTCTCCGTTTGCTGAACCGCCGCACTTTGTCCAGCACATTAAGTCCACCATCCAGTTCCTTTTGTCGCATCCAAACTCTGACAGCCTGTTCCCGGGAGGTCAGCCGCACCTCTACCACCGGACGGAGAGCGGTAGCTGGGAGAGGCTTGTCCAGTCATAACAAGTCACAGCTGAACCTTTAAATGctatttgactgtttttctgttttccaatgGAAACACTGTGACCCCTTTTCAATCAGAGTATTTTCTCAAGGATCCAATCCCAGACCAGCgctttgcaaatgtattcataccaCATGGATCATTTCCGATTGGCTCCTCTGAGTAAAGCCAgttttgtatttgcattttgcaGATTGGATGGAGGGTTTTTGTGAATATCATTTTTCAAGTCTACAGATTCTTTTAGATTAGCTTGAGGATTTTGATTGGGATATTTTAACACGCAAGtatactttgatctaaaccattgcTCAAGCCAACACACATTATTTACGTATTATCTAAGCCAACACAGCTTGTGTAAATAGTTAAA
Coding sequences within:
- the ntan1 gene encoding protein N-terminal asparagine amidohydrolase isoform X1, with product MPLFFQNRELDCFRSTAELFDKYPHLQENAKAFRSKPRVDVDPKHLLYVQQREFAATTPADNCVSILGSDDATTCHLVVLRHTGSGAVCLSHLDGSSTRTEVQLTMKAVTSLSNGCNEGRFELHLVGGFDDDDKRSHKLSLNILAAFQKQKDHIHLETCCITGFICFLSFVNTVVGHSDFSVTILSVVEMNNVVDKGIHKPIVYGIGVNVKTGEVFPASFPHKGPAEMLRSARTFTGGEMTDIYDSRHGLIKVGPCQWSPDLEIAFWLSQSDATILKYLSTSPFAEPPHFVQHIKSTIQFLLSHPNSDSLFPGGQPHLYHRTESGSWERLVQS
- the ntan1 gene encoding protein N-terminal asparagine amidohydrolase isoform X2; the encoded protein is MPLFFQNRELDCFRSTAELFDKYPHLQENAKAFRSKPRVDVDPKHLLYVQQREFAATTPADNCVSILGSDDATTCHLVVLRHTGSGAVCLSHLDGSSTRTEVQLTMKAVTSLSNGCNEGRFELHLVGGFDDDDKRSHKLSLNILAAFQKQKDHIHLETCCITEMNNVVDKGIHKPIVYGIGVNVKTGEVFPASFPHKGPAEMLRSARTFTGGEMTDIYDSRHGLIKVGPCQWSPDLEIAFWLSQSDATILKYLSTSPFAEPPHFVQHIKSTIQFLLSHPNSDSLFPGGQPHLYHRTESGSWERLVQS